A window of the Dongshaea marina genome harbors these coding sequences:
- a CDS encoding cache domain-containing protein → MTRSEQFLRRLKIPVRLTFGYLFIFISVLIIADAVLYYKVRDIVTREIESKLKITTDAILDQVRLTANASIKNHLRAIAETNLQMVLSHYQKYQRGELSETQAKKLAARFMKEQKIGKTGYPYVVDSKGIIQVHPVLREGITDLSRYPFIQQQMKLKSGYLEYQWKNPGEPKLRNKALYMVYFEPWDWIISASSYRNEFYSLIDIDSIKDSILSLRFGETGYPYVLNGKGDMIIHPFIQGNFYHVKDHRGQPFFKTIVDGKNGSLFYSWKNPGEESYRDKFVVYNYLPEFDWIVVSSTYSEEFYQPLKALLWINIAFILLMLLLTIPLSLLLSSSIISPLKKLVNRLSLAASGDFSVRIHEHKTAHDELSQVSKYFNHFMDDLERYSNTLRSEISERKQAQDKLASLNLKLEKLNHELEERVAERTRQLQESFDSLKLTQKKLVEAEKMASLANVVAGVAHEINTPLGTSITAASYLADESNELKSHIKKNQLTQTIINQYFVTTEELIEMMMRNLNRASDLVKRFKSISVRSDQQAVVNFNLYELLDRIVINTRQLHPKVEFFIHCPLQLEITSYQDSFIAIFDNLVNNSIVHGFEGRDQGQIEIEVRHGDQQLIIHYRDNGVGMDDEHLQQIFEPFFTTKRGGQETGLGMHLVYNLVTQQLKGEIYANSTPGQGCEFTITLPIPDYSEETA, encoded by the coding sequence ATGACCCGTAGCGAACAGTTCCTCAGACGACTAAAAATTCCGGTTCGCCTGACGTTTGGCTACCTGTTTATCTTCATCTCCGTCCTGATCATCGCCGACGCCGTTCTTTACTACAAGGTCCGGGATATAGTGACCCGCGAGATCGAGAGTAAGCTCAAGATCACCACCGATGCGATCCTGGATCAGGTGCGGCTGACTGCCAACGCCTCGATTAAGAATCACCTTCGGGCAATTGCCGAAACTAACCTGCAGATGGTACTCAGCCATTACCAGAAATATCAGCGCGGAGAGCTCAGCGAAACCCAGGCCAAGAAGCTGGCGGCTCGCTTTATGAAAGAGCAAAAGATAGGTAAAACCGGCTACCCCTATGTGGTCGACAGCAAGGGGATCATTCAGGTGCACCCGGTACTGAGGGAGGGAATCACCGATCTCTCCCGCTACCCCTTCATTCAGCAACAGATGAAACTAAAGAGTGGTTATCTGGAGTATCAGTGGAAAAACCCGGGAGAGCCCAAGCTGCGCAATAAGGCCCTGTATATGGTCTATTTTGAGCCCTGGGACTGGATCATCTCGGCCTCTTCGTATCGCAACGAGTTCTACTCCCTGATCGATATCGACTCAATCAAGGACTCAATCCTCTCCCTTCGATTCGGTGAAACCGGCTACCCTTATGTGCTCAATGGCAAGGGGGACATGATCATCCACCCCTTTATCCAGGGGAACTTCTACCATGTCAAAGATCACCGGGGACAACCATTTTTCAAAACCATAGTCGATGGCAAGAACGGCTCCCTGTTTTACAGCTGGAAAAACCCCGGAGAAGAAAGCTACCGGGATAAGTTCGTGGTCTACAACTACCTGCCCGAGTTTGACTGGATTGTGGTCTCATCCACCTATTCCGAGGAGTTCTATCAACCTCTCAAGGCCCTGCTGTGGATTAATATCGCCTTTATCCTGCTGATGCTGCTGTTGACCATCCCCCTGTCTTTGCTACTGAGCTCATCGATCATCAGCCCCCTGAAAAAGCTGGTCAATCGCCTCTCCCTGGCGGCATCGGGAGACTTCTCGGTGCGAATTCATGAGCACAAGACGGCCCACGACGAGCTTAGTCAGGTATCAAAGTATTTCAACCACTTCATGGACGATCTGGAGAGATACAGCAATACCCTGCGCAGTGAAATCAGTGAACGCAAACAGGCCCAGGACAAGCTGGCCTCCCTGAACCTCAAACTTGAAAAGCTTAACCATGAACTCGAAGAGCGGGTTGCCGAACGTACCCGGCAACTACAGGAATCCTTTGATTCCCTCAAGCTCACTCAGAAGAAGCTGGTTGAAGCGGAAAAGATGGCCTCACTGGCCAATGTGGTCGCCGGAGTCGCTCACGAGATAAACACCCCACTCGGGACCTCAATCACCGCCGCCAGTTATCTCGCGGATGAGTCCAATGAACTGAAATCCCATATCAAAAAAAATCAGCTCACCCAGACCATCATCAATCAATATTTTGTGACCACCGAAGAGCTGATCGAGATGATGATGCGAAACTTAAACCGCGCCTCAGATCTGGTGAAACGCTTTAAATCGATCTCGGTACGATCCGATCAACAAGCCGTGGTGAACTTTAATCTCTATGAACTACTGGATCGGATCGTCATCAACACTCGCCAACTCCACCCCAAAGTGGAGTTCTTCATCCACTGCCCACTGCAGCTGGAAATAACCAGCTACCAGGATAGCTTTATCGCCATTTTTGATAACCTGGTGAATAACTCGATTGTCCATGGGTTCGAAGGCCGTGATCAGGGGCAGATCGAGATTGAGGTTCGCCATGGCGATCAACAGCTCATCATCCATTACCGGGACAACGGTGTGGGGATGGATGATGAGCATCTGCAACAGATCTTTGAGCCATTTTTCACCACCAAGCGGGGGGGCCAGGAAACGGGCCTTGGAATGCACCTGGTGTATAACCTGGTAACTCAGCAGCTCAAAGGGGAGATCTACGCCAACAGCACCCCGGGACAGGGCTGTGAATTCACCATCACCCTGCCGATACCAGATTACTCTGAAGAAACGGCATAA
- the xerD gene encoding site-specific tyrosine recombinase XerD, whose protein sequence is MGSELVEQFLEAGWLEKGLAPNTISSYRQDLEQFIQWLEEQGESVLSVEPLTLQGFLALRVDQGYKASSSARLLSALRRFYQYLLREQLRGDDPTCLLASPKQARLLPSTLSERQVEDLLNAPDCEDAVQLRDKAMLELLYATGLRVSELVSLNMDNVNLRQGMVRVIGKGGKERLVPMGEEALYWLEQFVGSGRTLLLGANSSDVLFPSKRGKEMTRQTFWYRVKHYASVAGIDSELSPHTLRHAFATHLINHGADLRVVQLLLGHSDLSTTQIYTHVATERLKELHQQHHPRG, encoded by the coding sequence GTGGGATCAGAGTTAGTTGAGCAGTTTCTTGAGGCCGGTTGGCTGGAGAAGGGGTTAGCCCCCAACACCATTAGTTCATATCGTCAGGATCTGGAGCAGTTTATCCAGTGGCTTGAAGAGCAGGGGGAGTCGGTGTTAAGTGTTGAGCCCCTCACTCTGCAGGGATTTCTGGCCCTGCGGGTTGACCAGGGATATAAGGCAAGCTCCAGCGCCCGGCTTTTGAGTGCCTTGAGGCGTTTTTACCAATACCTGCTGCGTGAGCAGCTGCGCGGAGATGATCCGACCTGCCTGTTGGCAAGTCCGAAGCAGGCCCGCCTGCTCCCCTCAACCCTCAGTGAGCGGCAGGTGGAAGATTTGTTGAATGCACCGGACTGTGAGGATGCGGTGCAGCTCAGGGACAAGGCGATGCTTGAGCTCCTGTATGCCACTGGGCTCAGGGTCAGCGAACTGGTGTCACTGAACATGGATAACGTCAACCTGCGTCAGGGAATGGTTCGGGTTATTGGTAAGGGGGGCAAGGAGCGGTTGGTGCCCATGGGAGAGGAGGCCTTGTATTGGCTGGAGCAGTTTGTGGGCTCCGGGCGAACTCTGCTGCTGGGGGCGAATAGCTCAGATGTACTGTTTCCCTCCAAGCGGGGCAAGGAGATGACGCGCCAGACCTTCTGGTACAGGGTTAAGCATTATGCTAGCGTGGCTGGAATTGACAGCGAACTCTCACCTCATACTCTGCGCCATGCGTTTGCCACTCACCTGATTAACCATGGGGCGGATCTTCGGGTGGTACAGCTGCTGCTGGGACACAGCGATCTCTCGACAACCCAGATCTATACCCATGTCGCGACAGAGCGCCTTAAGGAGCTGCATCAGCAGCATCATCCAAGAGGCTAG
- a CDS encoding Crp/Fnr family transcriptional regulator, with protein MPSVLSDYLQSLGVSREESSRLTRLAQPITIGSSEIIQPQGTTPCHFFFLEQGTCQACYLTAEGKQFSKEFYWEPEFIIGFESLLDDRPSPISWKLSARLGYRLCRGAACSSGATNLAQPM; from the coding sequence ATGCCCAGTGTGTTATCCGACTACCTACAATCCCTGGGAGTCAGCCGCGAAGAAAGCTCCAGGCTAACCAGGCTGGCTCAGCCAATAACCATCGGCAGCTCAGAGATTATCCAACCGCAGGGAACAACTCCCTGCCACTTCTTTTTCCTGGAGCAGGGCACCTGCCAGGCCTGTTATCTCACGGCGGAGGGAAAACAGTTCAGTAAGGAGTTCTATTGGGAGCCAGAGTTTATCATCGGCTTCGAATCTCTGCTGGATGATCGCCCCTCCCCTATCAGCTGGAAACTCTCGGCCCGGCTCGGCTACAGGCTCTGCCGTGGAGCTGCCTGCAGCAGTGGCGCCACGAACTTAGCCCAGCCTATGTGA
- a CDS encoding MBL fold metallo-hydrolase, translated as MTKKWYEKLFFQDIGNADAAAVSEPVTTIFPPQEQPAELTPPRQHQGKYQNLQKMQDLGLWRTLGLIRRFILEKKVNTVPESPLPLVQTRVENLPPVQPGDLELTRLGHSSILLRNESSTWLIDPVFSQRASPLQWLGPKRFHPVPLDYQNLDKIEGIIISHDHYDHLDKGSILSLHSRVKFFAVPLGVGARLRAWGVAPSKIHEMSWWQQQTLGSLTLTAAPGQHFSGRGLRDRNKTLWAGWAIRSGQNNIYYTGDTGYFETFKIIGQRLGPFDLALVETGAYDKDWPGVHMSPQQSYQAFKDLQAKILFPIHNGTFDLAFHQWSDPLEQITALARQDHAPLATPKMGESFSLSEQGAELTAYHSRWWHAHLQYERLSAQQGILSGKSISPAQQ; from the coding sequence ATGACCAAAAAGTGGTACGAAAAACTATTTTTCCAGGATATCGGTAACGCCGATGCAGCTGCGGTGAGCGAGCCTGTAACAACGATCTTCCCCCCTCAGGAACAACCGGCAGAACTCACTCCACCCCGCCAGCACCAAGGAAAATATCAAAATCTGCAAAAAATGCAGGACCTTGGGTTATGGCGAACCCTGGGATTGATCCGCCGCTTTATCCTTGAAAAAAAGGTAAACACAGTTCCAGAGAGCCCTCTTCCCCTGGTACAGACAAGGGTCGAAAATCTGCCCCCCGTCCAGCCCGGCGATCTGGAATTAACCCGACTGGGACACTCCAGTATCTTGCTGCGCAATGAGTCCTCCACCTGGTTAATCGACCCGGTATTTAGTCAACGAGCCTCTCCCTTGCAGTGGCTTGGTCCCAAGCGCTTTCACCCCGTACCCCTGGACTACCAGAACCTGGACAAGATTGAGGGGATCATCATCTCCCACGACCATTACGATCACCTGGATAAGGGAAGCATATTGTCCTTACACTCCAGGGTGAAATTTTTTGCCGTCCCCCTAGGGGTGGGAGCCAGGCTCAGGGCCTGGGGCGTGGCCCCAAGTAAGATTCACGAGATGAGCTGGTGGCAGCAACAAACTCTGGGTAGCCTGACACTGACCGCAGCTCCCGGTCAGCACTTCTCAGGAAGAGGTCTGAGGGATCGTAACAAAACACTATGGGCGGGCTGGGCGATCCGCTCTGGTCAGAACAATATCTATTACACCGGAGATACCGGCTACTTCGAGACGTTTAAAATCATAGGCCAAAGACTCGGGCCCTTTGATCTGGCCCTGGTTGAGACCGGAGCCTATGACAAGGATTGGCCAGGCGTCCATATGAGCCCACAACAGAGCTATCAGGCCTTTAAAGATCTGCAGGCTAAGATCCTGTTCCCAATTCACAACGGGACCTTTGACCTGGCGTTTCATCAGTGGAGCGATCCTCTCGAGCAGATCACGGCCCTGGCCAGACAGGATCATGCCCCGCTGGCAACGCCAAAGATGGGGGAGTCCTTCTCGCTATCCGAGCAGGGCGCGGAGCTTACGGCCTATCACTCAAGATGGTGGCACGCTCATCTTCAGTATGAGCGGCTCAGCGCACAACAGGGGATCTTATCAGGGAAATCCATATCACCGGCTCAGCAGTGA
- the prfB gene encoding peptide chain release factor 2 (programmed frameshift) — translation MFEVNPVLNKLKEMSERTALLRGYLDYDHKKERLEEVSAELEQPDVWNDPGKAQALGKERVALETVVKTIDTLEQGVEDIQELVDLALEEEDEETFLEAQNEQHELEKQLEGLEFRRMFSGGQDSADCYLDIQAGSGGTEAQDWASMLMRMYLRWGEAHGFKTEIIELSDGDVAGIKSVTIKFSGEYAYGWLRTETGVHRLVRKSPFDSGGRRHTSFSSAFAYPEIDDDIEIEINPADLRIDVYRASGAGGQHVNRTESAVRITHLPTNTVVQCQNDRSQHKNKDQAMKQLKAKLYELELQKQNAEKQAKEDGKSDIGWGSQIRSYVLDDSRIKDLRTGVENRNTQAVLDGDLDPFIEASLKSGL, via the exons ATGTTTGAAGTAAATCCTGTACTGAATAAGCTTAAGGAGATGTCTGAGCGGACAGCTCTCCTTAGGGGGTACCTT GACTATGACCACAAGAAAGAACGCTTAGAAGAGGTCAGTGCCGAGCTGGAACAGCCCGATGTCTGGAACGATCCGGGCAAGGCTCAGGCTCTGGGTAAGGAGCGGGTCGCCCTTGAAACCGTGGTTAAGACCATAGATACCCTGGAGCAGGGGGTCGAAGATATTCAGGAGCTGGTCGATCTGGCCCTCGAAGAGGAGGATGAAGAAACCTTCCTTGAGGCACAAAATGAGCAGCATGAGCTGGAGAAGCAGTTAGAAGGTCTGGAGTTTCGCCGGATGTTTAGCGGCGGCCAGGACAGTGCGGACTGCTATCTGGATATTCAGGCAGGTTCAGGCGGAACCGAAGCTCAGGACTGGGCCAGCATGCTGATGCGGATGTATCTGCGTTGGGGTGAAGCCCATGGCTTTAAGACAGAGATCATCGAATTGTCGGACGGCGATGTGGCCGGGATCAAATCGGTCACCATTAAGTTTTCCGGAGAGTATGCCTATGGCTGGCTGCGCACCGAGACCGGTGTTCACCGCCTGGTTCGCAAGTCTCCGTTTGATTCCGGCGGGCGTCGTCATACTTCATTCTCATCGGCTTTTGCCTATCCGGAGATTGATGATGATATCGAGATCGAGATCAATCCTGCAGATCTGCGTATCGATGTCTATCGTGCCTCTGGTGCCGGTGGCCAGCACGTAAACCGGACCGAGTCCGCGGTGCGGATCACTCACCTGCCAACCAATACAGTGGTGCAGTGTCAGAACGATCGCTCTCAACATAAGAATAAAGATCAGGCGATGAAGCAGCTCAAGGCAAAGCTCTATGAGCTTGAGTTGCAAAAGCAGAATGCTGAGAAGCAGGCCAAAGAAGATGGCAAGTCGGATATTGGCTGGGGAAGCCAGATCCGCTCCTATGTTCTGGATGATTCCCGGATCAAGGACCTGCGCACCGGGGTTGAAAACCGTAATACCCAGGCGGTGCTCGATGGTGATCTCGACCCCTTCATCGAGGCAAGCCTGAAATCAGGCCTGTAA
- a CDS encoding substrate-binding periplasmic protein: protein MFKLIRIFSCAILLVASCELLAKTKSVSLTTLTWEPYIGKSMPGNGYVFELVHQAFTRAGYQVNIDFLPWARALKYARAGVADGIFPEYYGEERKKDFVFSAPFPGGPVGFYKRQNSPIQFKTDPRVDQAQALKELSQYRFGVVRGYINTKTFDEAEYLKKSEAISDEQNLKKLSHGRIDLIFIDKFVALHLLKNNLPYLLNGVVFMEPELEKKDLYIAFSKKAENSQQKLKDFNRALEEMKKDGTLSNIMMQHGF, encoded by the coding sequence ATGTTCAAGCTTATCCGGATATTTAGCTGTGCCATATTGCTCGTGGCAAGCTGTGAGCTTCTGGCAAAAACCAAGAGTGTTTCTCTGACAACCCTCACCTGGGAGCCCTATATTGGTAAGAGCATGCCGGGCAATGGTTATGTTTTTGAGCTGGTCCACCAAGCCTTTACCCGGGCGGGTTACCAGGTCAACATAGATTTTCTTCCCTGGGCGAGGGCCCTGAAGTATGCCAGGGCCGGTGTCGCCGATGGGATTTTTCCCGAATACTATGGTGAAGAGCGAAAGAAAGATTTTGTGTTCTCCGCCCCCTTCCCCGGTGGACCAGTTGGTTTTTATAAGCGGCAAAACTCCCCCATCCAGTTTAAAACCGATCCCAGGGTCGACCAGGCTCAAGCACTCAAAGAATTAAGCCAATATCGATTTGGGGTGGTCCGTGGCTACATCAACACCAAGACCTTCGATGAAGCGGAGTATCTGAAAAAATCTGAGGCGATCAGCGATGAACAGAATCTTAAAAAGCTCTCCCACGGGCGCATCGATCTGATCTTTATCGATAAATTTGTGGCGCTGCATCTCCTGAAAAACAACCTACCCTACCTGCTTAACGGCGTGGTGTTTATGGAGCCTGAGCTGGAAAAAAAGGATCTCTACATCGCCTTTTCTAAAAAAGCAGAGAACTCCCAGCAAAAACTCAAAGACTTCAACCGGGCGCTGGAAGAGATGAAAAAGGATGGCACGCTGAGCAACATCATGATGCAACACGGCTTTTAA
- a CDS encoding HAD-IA family hydrolase, with product MNLIFDFDGTLADTFSLYLKVMRSIHREYGFKYISDEHIARYQQMSGREIFRDLGISMLHLPRVVRRVRKEFKKELNTQQMFSGWPEVLISLKARECRLYIVSSNSGASISRLMENHDANHFEKIISEPRIFGKARSIRKLMKQRNMDPRHTYYIGDELRDIDAARRSGIAIISVSWGYNCPKTLATRQPDFMINHPSELLFLPP from the coding sequence ATGAACCTTATTTTTGATTTTGATGGAACCCTGGCGGACACCTTCTCCCTTTACCTCAAGGTGATGCGTTCGATCCACCGGGAGTATGGCTTTAAATATATCTCTGATGAGCACATCGCCCGCTATCAGCAGATGAGTGGCCGGGAGATCTTCCGGGATCTCGGGATCTCTATGCTGCACCTGCCAAGAGTGGTCAGAAGAGTCCGCAAAGAGTTTAAAAAGGAGCTGAATACCCAACAGATGTTCTCCGGCTGGCCGGAGGTTCTTATCTCCCTCAAAGCCCGGGAGTGCCGCCTGTATATCGTAAGCTCCAATTCAGGAGCCAGCATCTCCCGCTTGATGGAGAATCATGATGCCAATCATTTTGAAAAAATCATCTCTGAGCCGAGGATCTTTGGTAAGGCACGCTCGATCCGCAAGCTGATGAAACAGCGCAATATGGACCCGCGACACACCTACTATATCGGAGATGAGCTGCGGGATATTGATGCAGCCAGGCGCAGTGGCATTGCGATCATCAGCGTCAGCTGGGGATATAACTGTCCAAAGACCCTGGCTACCCGGCAGCCAGACTTCATGATCAATCATCCCAGTGAGCTGCTCTTCCTGCCCCCCTGA
- a CDS encoding TetR/AcrR family transcriptional regulator, whose protein sequence is MKLSERKRLDILNAARTEFIRHGFAATSMDAIAKAAATSKRTVYNHFSCKDVLFEAIVAQMLEQVFSASALPFSSTEPLREQLVSIARQEIELFEQEEVIALSRVVLAHAMHDGSFTQKVFGSLGEYETGIQAWLRAAHHAGVLRVEDPAMVSEQFIGMLKSFYFWPVIMGIPKGGKAPVKDKIIDSVVDMILFSCGYQAKN, encoded by the coding sequence ATGAAACTCTCTGAGCGCAAGAGGCTGGATATACTCAATGCAGCGCGGACCGAATTTATCCGGCATGGCTTTGCAGCCACTAGTATGGATGCGATCGCCAAGGCAGCAGCAACCTCTAAGCGGACCGTTTATAACCATTTCTCCTGTAAAGATGTTCTATTTGAAGCGATTGTGGCGCAGATGCTGGAACAGGTATTTTCTGCCTCGGCGCTTCCCTTCTCTTCGACTGAGCCGTTGCGCGAGCAGCTGGTGAGCATTGCCAGGCAGGAGATTGAACTATTTGAGCAGGAGGAGGTGATCGCCCTTTCCCGGGTGGTGCTCGCCCACGCGATGCATGATGGCAGCTTTACCCAAAAGGTCTTCGGCAGTCTCGGTGAGTATGAAACCGGGATCCAAGCCTGGCTCAGGGCCGCCCACCATGCCGGGGTACTCAGGGTGGAGGATCCTGCCATGGTGTCAGAGCAGTTTATCGGGATGCTCAAGAGCTTCTATTTCTGGCCTGTCATCATGGGGATCCCTAAAGGTGGTAAAGCCCCGGTGAAGGATAAGATCATAGATTCGGTTGTCGATATGATTCTATTTAGCTGTGGTTACCAAGCTAAAAATTAG
- a CDS encoding ribosomal protein uL16 3-hydroxylase produces the protein MYQFNFCFETFIHEHWQKKPAVIRQGFADFQDPLSADELAGLAMEPEIESRLVSNANEQWQVQHGPFEDYDELGEQHWSLLVQAVDHWHPQAARLMQPFRALPSWRLDDLMVSFSAPFGGVGPHTDQYDVFIVQGSGKRHWRVGERKALREHCPHPDLLQVEAFDAILDVELEPGDILYIPPGFPHEGYALEPSLNYSIGFRAPNQRELLSGFADFALRHELGGTRYQDPQRQLTRATGAIATDDVTQIQQQLRELTEQPELIKQWFGEFISQSRHELDLAPAEPNWSDQELALALHQGVRFERLGGLRAFYLAEDPCQLYIQGERFQLPKLCAEAAFALCDHEQFDMDLLGEHGMLCELITIITALVNQGYWYEAQEKS, from the coding sequence ATGTACCAATTTAATTTTTGCTTTGAAACATTCATCCACGAGCACTGGCAAAAGAAGCCTGCGGTGATCCGCCAGGGATTTGCTGACTTTCAGGATCCACTCAGCGCTGACGAGCTGGCCGGGCTGGCCATGGAACCTGAAATAGAGTCACGCCTGGTGAGTAATGCCAATGAGCAATGGCAGGTACAGCATGGCCCCTTCGAAGATTACGATGAGCTGGGAGAGCAGCATTGGTCTTTGCTGGTTCAGGCCGTCGATCACTGGCATCCCCAGGCCGCCAGGCTGATGCAACCTTTCCGGGCCCTGCCAAGCTGGCGACTCGACGATCTGATGGTCAGCTTCTCCGCCCCCTTCGGCGGTGTTGGTCCCCATACAGACCAGTACGATGTATTTATTGTCCAGGGTAGCGGCAAGCGCCACTGGCGTGTCGGTGAAAGAAAAGCACTCAGGGAGCACTGCCCCCACCCGGATCTGCTGCAGGTTGAAGCCTTTGATGCGATCCTGGATGTGGAGCTTGAGCCCGGCGATATCCTGTACATTCCCCCGGGATTTCCTCATGAGGGCTATGCACTGGAGCCATCTCTGAACTACTCCATCGGCTTTCGCGCCCCCAACCAGCGTGAACTCCTGAGCGGCTTTGCCGATTTTGCCCTGCGCCACGAGCTGGGCGGGACACGCTATCAGGATCCGCAGCGCCAGCTCACCCGGGCAACGGGCGCGATAGCCACAGATGATGTAACCCAGATCCAGCAGCAACTTCGGGAGCTGACGGAGCAACCCGAGCTCATCAAGCAATGGTTTGGCGAGTTTATCAGTCAGTCCCGCCATGAGCTGGATCTGGCTCCCGCCGAGCCAAACTGGAGCGATCAGGAGCTGGCCCTGGCACTGCATCAGGGGGTACGCTTTGAGCGCCTTGGCGGACTCAGGGCCTTCTATCTGGCAGAGGACCCCTGCCAGCTCTACATCCAGGGAGAGCGCTTTCAACTTCCCAAGCTTTGTGCAGAGGCTGCGTTCGCCCTGTGTGATCATGAGCAGTTTGATATGGATCTGTTAGGTGAACACGGTATGCTCTGTGAGCTCATCACTATCATCACTGCCCTGGTCAACCAGGGATACTGGTATGAGGCACAGGAGAAATCCTGA